The Impatiens glandulifera chromosome 3, dImpGla2.1, whole genome shotgun sequence genome contains a region encoding:
- the LOC124931678 gene encoding probable cysteine protease RD19D, producing MARGNGNPTLSYSIDLAAAVIIVSILALSISTTSADQIDDPMIHQVTDHDHRSNNLNLLGTHTERRFTSFITTYEKEYTTREEYLHRLGIFSRNLVKAAEHQVMDPTAVHGITAFSDLSEDEFNSMYLGLHNPSANPSMMQMGTAPAEVMDVKGLPENFDWREKGAVTEVKTQGTCGSCWAFSTTGTLEGANFIATGKLLNLSEQQLVDCDHKCDAKDKKSCDNGCKGGLMTNAYEYLMEAGGLQDQDSYPYTGKRGECKFNPEMAAVKVTNFTNIPMDENQIAAHLVHHGPLAIGLNAVFMQTYIGGVSCPLICGKRFVNHGVLLVGYGSKGYSIIRLGYQPYWIIKNSWGKKWGEHGFYRLCKGHGVCGMNTMVSAVVTQTNVKS from the exons ATGGCTCGTGGAAATGGAAATCCAACTCTATCATACTCGATTGACCTAGCAGCAGCAGTAATAATAGTCTCCATACTCGCCCTTTCGATCTCTACTACATCGGCTGATCAAATTGACGATCCAATGATACACCAAGTCACAGACCACGATCATCGTTCTAACAACCTCAATCTCCTTGGAACCCACACCGAGCGTCGGtttacaagtttcataacaacaTACGAGAAGGAATATACGACCAGGGAGGAGTATTTGCACCGTCTAGGGATCTTCTCAAGGAACCTGGTAAAGGCAGCGGAGCATCAGGTTATGGATCCCACTGCTGTTCATGGTATCACGGCGTTCTCTGATCTGTCCGAAGATGAGTTCAATTCCATGTATTTGGGACTCCATAACCCTAGTGCAAACCCTAGTATGATGCAGATGGGAACGGCGCCGGCAGAGGTTATGGACGTTAAGGGTTTGCCGGAGAATTTTGATTGGAGAGAAAAGGGTGCCGTCACGGAGGTTAAAACGCAA GGGACATGCGGTTCTTGTTGGGCATTTAGCACAACAGGGACACTTGAAGGTGCCAATTTTATAGCAACTGGAAAACTTCTTAATCTGAGTGAGCAACAGCTTGTGGATTGTGATCATAAG TGTGATGCAAAAGATAAGAAGTCTTGCGATAACGGGTGTAAAGGAGGTCTTATGACAAACGCATACGAGTACTTGATGGAGGCAGGAGGTTTACAAGACCAGGATTCTTATCCTTATACAGGGAAACGCGGCGAATGCAAGTTCAACCCGGAGATGGCTGCAGTTAAGGTTACCAATTTCACCAATATTCCTATGGACGAGAATCAAATAGCTGCCCATTTAGTCCATCATGGACCACTTGCAA TTGGACTAAATGCGGTATTCATGCAAACCTACATTGGTGGTGTGTCTTGTCCTTTGATATGTGGGAAGAGGTTTGTAAATCATGGAGTTCTACTAGTTGGTTATGGTTCAAAGGGGTATTCGATCATTAGGCTGGGATATCAGCCATATTGGATCATAAAGAACTCATGGGGGAAGAAATGGGGCGAGCATGGGTTCTACCGACTTTGCAAAGGGCATGGCGTTTGTGGGATGAATACTATGGTTTCTGCTGTCGTCACTCAGACAAACGTCAAGTCATAA
- the LOC124931677 gene encoding amino acid transporter AVT1C-like, producing the protein MKNSVSEQSFFVDSEDDDDEKSVDKNEDDGGDDTDSSVSSFHERQQSKPNSFNPAWPQSYRQSIDLYGSVPSPSIGFLGTPSLSRLGSSFLSSSLTRRHTPEILHTYSKPLLQTVEDEEQAQTKGNSNLLYPPLPPRKSSVRKSSKVLEELPVSRHSSLGQAVLNGMNVLCGVGILSTPYAVKEGGWLGLSILAVFALLSFYTGLLLRYCLDSRPGLETYPDIGQAAFGTVGRFTISIILYIELYASCVEYIILEGDNLSSLFPNAHLNIGGLYLDSHYLFALLSTLVILPTVWLRDLRVLSYISAGGVIASILVVLCLFWVGLVDNVGIQSQSHGSMLNLNSVPVAIGLYGFCYSGHAVFPNIYSSMEKPSQYPAFLLISFTVCTLMYAGVAVMGYLMFGESTLSQFTLNLPQEYVASKIAVWTTVVNPFTKYALTMTPVALSLEELLPANSVNSYRYSICIRTALVISTVAVGLCIPFFGLVLALIGSLLTMLVTLILPCACYLRIWSGKISRSEVFLCYVVIVVGSVSATVGSYSAISEIIKKFR; encoded by the exons atgaagaattcTGTTTCAGAGCAGAGCTTCTTTGTTGATagtgaggatgatgatgatgagaagtcAGTTGATAAAAATGAAGATGATGGAGGAGATGATACTGATTCATCGGTTTCTTCTTTTCATGAAAGGCAGCAAAGCAAGCCCAATTCTTTTAACCCAGCATGGCCACAAAGTTACAG GCAGTCTATTGATCTTTATGGTAGTGTGCCTTCTCCAAGTATCGGATTTTTGGGCACTCCTTCATTATCAAGATTGGGCAGTTCATTTCTTTCTTCATCATTGACAAGGAGACACACTCCTGAGATATTACATACATATAGTAAACCGCTTCTACAAACAGTGGAAGATGAAGAACAAGCACAAACAAAGGGAAATTCCAATCTTCTATATCCTCCACTTCCGCCAAGAAAGAGTTCTGTAAGGAAATCCTCCAAGGTATTGGAGGAACTTCCAGTTTCTAGGCATAGCTCACTTGGACAAGCAGTTCTAAATG GCATGAATGTTCTGTGTGGAGTTGGGATCCTTTCTACTCCCTATGCTGTCAAAGAAGGCGGATGGCTTGGCCTCTCCATATTGGCTGTTTTTGCATTGCTTTCTTTCTACACAGGACTTCTCTTGCGTTATTGCTTGGATAGCCGACCTGGCCTAGAGACTTATCCTGACATTGGCCAGGCAGCATTTGGAACTGTTGGGCGTTTTACCATCTCT ATTATTCTCTACATTGAACTATAT GCTTCTTGTGTTGAATATATTATTCTGGAGGGTGATAACTTATCATCACTATTCCCTAATGCTCATTTGAACATTGGAGGTTTATATTTAGATTCGCATTACCTTTTCGCTTTGCTGTCTACTCTAGTTATCCTTCCGACTGTTTGGCTGCGAGATCTCAGAGTGCTGAGTTATATTTCTG CCGGTGGAGTCATTGCTTCAATTTTGGTGGTTCTATGCTTGTTTTGGGTGGGGTTGGTCGATAATGTTGGCATCCAGAGTCAGAGTCACGGGTCAATGCTAAATCTCAATTCTGTGCCAGTTGCTATTGGTCTGTATGGCTTTTGTTACTCTGGCCATGCTGTCTTTCCTAATATCTACTCATCCATGGAAAAACCAAGCCAATATCCTGCATTCCTGTTAATAAG TTTTACTGTTTGTACTTTGATGTATGCCGGAGTTGCTGTTATGGGATATCTTATGTTTGGAGAATCAACATTGTCTCAATTCACTCTCAACTTGCCCCAAGAATATGTTGCCTCCAAAATTGCTGTATGGACAACG GTAGTGAACCCTTTTACCAA ATATGCATTAACCATGACCCCAGTGGCACTCAGTTTGGAGGAATTGTTGCCTGCAAATAGTGTCAACTCTTACAGATATTCAATATGCATAAGGACAGCTTTGGTGATTTCTACTGTCGCTGTTGGTCTTTGTATCCCTTTCTTCG GACTAGTTCTTGCATTGATTGGATCACTACTCACAATGCTTGTG ACCCTGATATTGCCGTGTGCATGCTACTTGCGTATATGGAGTGGCAAAATATCTCGTAGCGAA GTGTTTTTGTGCTATGTAGTTATTGTTGTGGGTTCGGTATCAGCAACAGTTGGGTCCTATTCAGCAATCTCTGAGATAATCAAAAAATTCAGAtaa